In Deinococcus maricopensis DSM 21211, one genomic interval encodes:
- a CDS encoding E3 binding domain-containing protein, whose product MENIAPLAKILAEANGIDWRKIEGTGDGGLIVEQDILNFLTRVMSGEEEPPSTPVDLPPPDWEGDMAAMPSMDAAVAALSQAGVESDITDFVKSGAGTVPTPPTPAATAAPAGRDDVVQAPPVSLDDEGMDFELDEGDTEPVEAEPIAASAPDTTVVVSAPVDAEPMMPVDAPAAPLADAPAPAPYTFQDQPDTRMTSTAWDAPSTPAPTPAASAPVQDTAPAPAASAPEQPAPDAPQQGGGFGLGGFLSRLYRRNDAAAEATPSAPTPEPVQPAAPTPVAAQPEVAPAQPEPTPAAAEVQPEPVHVLPEVAPVVAEPQAPEEQYTHAEPAPIEPVHAPAAEAHVDAAPLGEPVVTDTAPQDTPESAPLVADQLRPDTDTAEEISEPNVSAPFATETPALAGVAAAPAAVPAASHGTARVARRGTLRRTLAAGAATEAAAHLSDALGSRVPLALLVARAATRHDGHTVALARVAGDDVTPIQADLHGDFRANAQAFAAGTAGVGADLLVIDGSSLENGEVLFLDGPALTVTHDANGVTLTLTGMSAGEAARVLDTVERELQTPIKLLF is encoded by the coding sequence ATGGAGAATATCGCGCCGCTGGCCAAGATTCTGGCTGAAGCGAACGGCATCGATTGGCGGAAGATTGAGGGAACCGGCGACGGTGGCCTGATCGTCGAACAGGACATCCTCAACTTCCTCACCCGCGTTATGAGCGGCGAAGAGGAGCCGCCCTCCACTCCGGTGGACCTGCCGCCGCCCGACTGGGAAGGCGACATGGCGGCCATGCCGTCCATGGACGCGGCGGTCGCGGCGCTCAGCCAGGCCGGCGTGGAGTCGGACATCACCGACTTCGTGAAATCCGGCGCGGGCACCGTGCCCACCCCGCCGACGCCTGCGGCGACCGCCGCGCCTGCGGGCCGTGACGACGTGGTGCAGGCCCCCCCGGTGTCCCTGGACGACGAGGGCATGGATTTCGAGTTGGACGAGGGCGACACCGAACCCGTCGAGGCCGAGCCGATTGCGGCGAGCGCGCCCGACACGACCGTGGTGGTCAGCGCGCCGGTGGACGCCGAGCCGATGATGCCCGTGGACGCTCCTGCCGCGCCGCTCGCCGACGCGCCGGCGCCCGCGCCGTACACCTTCCAGGACCAGCCGGACACGCGCATGACCAGCACCGCCTGGGACGCGCCGAGCACGCCCGCACCCACCCCGGCCGCGAGCGCCCCCGTGCAGGACACGGCCCCGGCGCCCGCCGCGAGCGCCCCGGAGCAGCCCGCGCCGGACGCGCCGCAGCAAGGTGGCGGCTTCGGTCTGGGCGGGTTCCTGTCCCGTCTGTACCGCCGCAACGACGCGGCTGCCGAGGCGACCCCCAGCGCGCCGACGCCGGAGCCGGTGCAGCCCGCCGCGCCCACCCCGGTGGCCGCGCAGCCTGAAGTGGCCCCCGCGCAGCCCGAGCCGACGCCGGCCGCCGCCGAAGTGCAACCCGAGCCGGTGCACGTCCTGCCGGAAGTCGCGCCCGTCGTGGCCGAACCGCAGGCGCCCGAGGAGCAGTACACGCACGCCGAGCCCGCGCCCATCGAGCCGGTGCACGCGCCTGCCGCGGAAGCCCACGTGGACGCCGCGCCGTTGGGCGAGCCGGTCGTCACCGACACCGCCCCACAGGACACGCCGGAAAGTGCCCCGCTCGTCGCGGACCAGCTGCGCCCGGACACGGACACCGCCGAGGAGATCAGCGAGCCGAACGTGAGCGCGCCCTTCGCCACGGAAACGCCGGCCCTGGCGGGCGTGGCCGCGGCGCCGGCAGCGGTTCCGGCGGCCAGCCACGGCACCGCCCGCGTGGCGCGCCGCGGTACGCTGCGCCGCACCCTCGCGGCGGGCGCCGCGACCGAAGCGGCTGCGCACCTCAGCGACGCGCTCGGCAGCCGCGTGCCCCTCGCGCTGCTGGTGGCGCGCGCCGCCACCCGCCATGACGGGCATACGGTCGCGCTTGCCCGCGTGGCCGGCGACGATGTGACGCCGATCCAGGCGGACCTGCACGGTGACTTCCGCGCGAACGCGCAGGCGTTCGCGGCGGGCACCGCCGGTGTCGGCGCGGACCTGCTTGTCATTGACGGCAGCAGCCTTGAGAACGGCGAGGTGCTGTTCCTCGACGGTCCGGCCCTCACGGTCACGCACGACGCGAACGGCGTGACGCTGACCCTCACCGGCATGAGTGCCGGCGAGGCGGCGCGCGTGCTCGACACGGTCGAGCGCGAACTGCAGACCCCCATCAAGCTGCTGTTCTGA
- a CDS encoding Glu/Leu/Phe/Val dehydrogenase family protein, which translates to MLMFEEIQARGHESVTLLHHAPSGLRAVLAVHSTVLGPAIAGCRLMPCTEERAVRDALALSESVTLKAALAGLNYGGGACVMLPPEGGDIDGHAREALFRALGRQIRYRGGRVILTEDVGVTGRDIAFAAQETDSTMGMHTDTPTVTAYGVYRGIKAAARAYLGGESMRGVRVALLGAGAVGRTLAQHLHREGARLTVADLMSERAQALADDLGERVTVVSAADIFDVPCDVFAPCAFGHSIKSADVPRLQCRVIAGSEHHPLSHNGETLVREAGITYIPDFAINSAGLMSAAQNLSIETAAERVYESVAQICATAQKYEKPPHVVARKLALRRIELIGSISGQYAGQ; encoded by the coding sequence ATGCTGATGTTCGAAGAAATCCAGGCGCGCGGCCACGAGAGCGTCACGCTGCTGCACCACGCCCCCAGCGGCCTGCGCGCCGTGCTCGCCGTGCACTCCACCGTGCTCGGCCCTGCCATTGCCGGCTGCCGCCTGATGCCCTGCACCGAGGAACGCGCCGTGCGCGACGCCCTCGCCCTCAGCGAGTCCGTCACGCTCAAGGCCGCCCTCGCGGGCCTGAACTACGGCGGGGGCGCGTGCGTCATGCTCCCCCCGGAAGGCGGCGACATCGACGGGCACGCCCGCGAGGCGCTGTTCCGCGCGCTCGGCCGGCAGATCCGTTACCGCGGTGGCCGCGTCATCCTCACCGAGGACGTCGGCGTGACCGGCCGCGACATCGCCTTCGCCGCGCAGGAAACCGACAGCACCATGGGCATGCACACCGACACGCCCACCGTCACCGCGTACGGCGTGTACCGCGGCATCAAGGCCGCCGCGCGCGCCTACCTCGGCGGCGAGAGCATGCGCGGCGTGCGCGTCGCGCTGCTCGGCGCGGGCGCAGTCGGGCGCACCCTCGCGCAGCACCTGCACCGCGAGGGCGCGCGCCTCACCGTCGCAGACCTGATGTCTGAGCGCGCGCAGGCCCTCGCGGACGACCTCGGCGAGCGCGTCACCGTCGTGAGCGCCGCTGACATCTTCGACGTGCCGTGCGACGTATTCGCGCCGTGCGCGTTCGGGCACAGCATCAAAAGCGCCGACGTGCCCCGCTTGCAGTGCCGGGTGATCGCCGGCAGCGAACACCACCCGCTCAGCCACAACGGCGAGACGCTCGTGCGCGAAGCGGGCATCACATACATCCCGGACTTCGCCATCAACAGCGCCGGCCTGATGAGCGCCGCGCAGAACCTCAGCATCGAAACGGCGGCGGAACGCGTGTACGAGAGCGTCGCGCAGATCTGCGCGACCGCGCAGAAGTACGAGAAGCCGCCGCACGTCGTCGCCCGTAAACTCGCGCTGCGCCGCATCGAACTGATCGGCTCCATCAGCGGCCAGTACGCCGGCCAGTAA
- the udk gene encoding uridine kinase, with protein sequence MKPFVIGVAGGSGSGKTTVTRRVIETVGAHGVAVLNQDNYYRDQSDIPFEARLGTNYDHPAAFDWDLLRDHLDALLAGVPIQMPTYDFTNHTRAHETQSVLPAPVVVLEGFFALYDTASRERMHLKVFVDADADVRFIRRLMRDTQERGRTPESVIHQYLEFVRPMHLTFVEPTKRYADVIIQHGGMNEPALDMLAARIRATIAD encoded by the coding sequence ATGAAACCCTTCGTGATCGGCGTCGCCGGCGGCAGCGGCAGCGGCAAGACCACCGTGACCCGCCGCGTGATCGAAACGGTCGGCGCGCACGGCGTCGCCGTGCTCAACCAGGACAACTACTACCGCGACCAGAGCGACATCCCCTTCGAGGCGCGCCTCGGCACGAACTACGACCACCCGGCCGCGTTCGACTGGGACCTGCTGCGCGACCACCTCGACGCGCTGCTCGCCGGCGTGCCCATCCAGATGCCCACCTACGACTTCACGAACCACACGCGCGCGCACGAAACCCAAAGTGTCCTGCCCGCCCCCGTCGTGGTCCTCGAAGGGTTCTTCGCGCTGTACGACACGGCCTCGCGCGAGCGCATGCACCTGAAGGTCTTCGTGGACGCCGACGCGGACGTCCGCTTCATCCGCCGCCTCATGCGCGACACGCAGGAACGTGGCCGCACCCCCGAAAGCGTCATCCACCAGTACCTGGAGTTCGTGCGCCCCATGCACCTGACGTTCGTGGAACCCACCAAACGCTACGCGGACGTGATCATCCAGCACGGCGGCATGAACGAGCCGGCGCTCGACATGCTCGCCGCGCGTATCCGCGCCACCATCGCCGACTGA